One Anaerobacillus alkaliphilus DNA window includes the following coding sequences:
- a CDS encoding argininosuccinate synthase — MGKKKVVLAYSGGLDTSVAIKWLGDQGYDVYAVCLDVGEGKDLHFVKEKALTVGAVESYTIDATKEYAEDFVLTALQSQAMYEGKYPLVSALSRPLISKKLVEIANEVGADAVAHGCTGKGNDQVRFEVSIQALNPNLEVLAPVREWGWSRDEEIEYAKEHNVPIPVNLDNPYSVDQNLWGRSCECGVLEDPWATPPEGAYDLTVSIENAPNTPEYVEIGFEQGVPITLNGEQYDLDKLILELNRLAGKHGVGRIDHVENRLVGIKSREVYECPGAMTLLKAHKELEDLTLTKEVAHFKPVISKKITEMIYDGLWFSPLMPALQAFLKETQKTVTGTVRVKLFKGHAIVEGRKSEFSLYDEKLATYSTEDEFDHSAAVGFIKLWGLPTKVSSMVTKKGVN; from the coding sequence ATGGGGAAGAAAAAAGTAGTTTTAGCATATTCAGGTGGATTAGATACATCAGTAGCAATTAAATGGTTAGGCGATCAAGGGTATGATGTCTATGCTGTTTGTTTAGATGTAGGTGAAGGAAAAGATCTTCACTTCGTTAAAGAAAAAGCGTTAACAGTTGGGGCAGTTGAATCTTATACGATAGACGCAACGAAAGAATATGCAGAAGACTTTGTATTGACTGCATTACAATCACAGGCAATGTATGAAGGGAAATACCCACTAGTTTCAGCTCTTTCTCGTCCACTAATTTCTAAAAAACTAGTGGAAATTGCTAACGAAGTAGGTGCTGATGCAGTAGCACATGGTTGCACTGGAAAAGGAAATGACCAAGTTCGTTTTGAAGTATCAATTCAAGCTCTTAACCCAAATTTAGAAGTGCTTGCACCTGTACGTGAATGGGGCTGGAGCCGTGATGAAGAAATTGAATATGCAAAAGAACATAATGTACCAATTCCTGTAAATTTAGATAATCCATATTCTGTGGATCAGAACCTATGGGGGAGAAGTTGTGAGTGCGGTGTTTTAGAGGATCCATGGGCTACTCCACCAGAAGGGGCATACGACTTAACGGTAAGTATCGAGAACGCACCTAATACTCCAGAATATGTAGAAATCGGTTTTGAACAAGGTGTTCCTATCACATTGAACGGTGAACAATATGACCTTGATAAGCTAATCTTAGAGCTTAATAGACTAGCTGGTAAACACGGAGTTGGCCGTATTGATCATGTTGAAAATCGTTTAGTAGGTATTAAATCTCGTGAAGTATACGAGTGTCCGGGGGCAATGACTCTTCTAAAAGCACATAAAGAACTTGAAGATCTAACATTAACAAAGGAAGTTGCTCATTTTAAACCTGTGATTAGCAAGAAAATTACTGAAATGATTTACGATGGCTTATGGTTTTCACCTTTAATGCCTGCTCTTCAAGCATTTTTAAAGGAGACACAAAAAACGGTTACAGGAACTGTTCGTGTAAAATTGTTTAAAGGTCACGCAATTGTTGAAGGTCGTAAATCTGAATTCTCTCTATATGATGAAAAGCTTGCAACTTATTCTACTGAGGATGAGTTTGATCATAGCGCTGCCGTTGGCTTTATTAAGCTTTGGGGACTACCGACAAAAGTTAGTAGTATGGTAACGAAGAAGGGAGTCAATTAA
- a CDS encoding alpha/beta fold hydrolase, with translation MGHMEIEGTKINYEDSLYGEEVLVFVHGFISSLICWNPIVSHLSKRFRVIALDLPGFGDTKASTEFEYTLANYGILVNKFIQSLGVEKAHIIGHSLGGQIALQAVKNKPDLYDKLFLIAASAQRKRPPWIARLFCYFPLIDEAAYQFYFQDELVNIALKKVLAGGVGLEDEILQPYIDCCKKREVVQAVIQLGKEREDDMLDEDIQTILHPTYLLWGREDQVVPLKEGEFLHKNMQNSTLAILEHCGHLPMEEYPIAVLHHIYSFLHPNFLNSE, from the coding sequence ATGGGGCACATGGAAATCGAGGGTACTAAAATTAATTACGAGGACAGTCTTTATGGTGAAGAAGTACTCGTATTTGTCCATGGTTTTATAAGCTCGCTAATCTGTTGGAACCCTATAGTAAGTCATTTATCGAAACGCTTTCGTGTTATTGCTTTAGATTTACCCGGATTTGGCGATACAAAAGCAAGCACCGAATTTGAGTATACATTGGCGAATTACGGGATACTTGTAAACAAATTCATTCAATCGCTCGGGGTAGAGAAAGCTCACATTATTGGACACTCTCTTGGTGGTCAAATTGCTTTGCAAGCAGTGAAAAATAAGCCTGATTTGTATGATAAGTTATTTTTAATCGCGGCATCCGCCCAAAGAAAACGTCCACCATGGATTGCTAGGTTATTCTGTTACTTTCCACTTATTGATGAGGCTGCTTATCAGTTCTACTTTCAAGATGAGTTAGTTAATATTGCACTGAAAAAAGTACTGGCTGGTGGTGTAGGACTTGAGGATGAGATTTTACAGCCATACATAGACTGCTGCAAAAAAAGAGAAGTAGTTCAGGCTGTCATTCAGCTTGGTAAGGAACGAGAGGATGATATGTTGGATGAGGATATTCAAACCATACTTCACCCTACGTACTTGTTATGGGGAAGAGAAGATCAAGTTGTCCCATTAAAAGAAGGTGAGTTTTTGCATAAGAATATGCAAAATTCTACCTTGGCCATCCTAGAGCACTGTGGGCACTTACCAATGGAGGAATATCCTATAGCGGTTTTACATCATATCTATTCGTTTCTTCACCCAAACTTCTTAAATAGTGAATAA